One Marmota flaviventris isolate mMarFla1 chromosome 17, mMarFla1.hap1, whole genome shotgun sequence genomic window, AAGCTGCTTCTTGGGCGTTTTTCCATTGAGAGAAGTTGTACCTCTGTAGACAAAAGACCTTCATGGATAAGGTTTCCAGCTCATCTCCCCTTTCTGTTCTCTTGCTTAGCTCTCTGTGGCCACTGCATCAGAACACAACTTCAGAGAGGGAGAAATGTTCAATCACACCAGAGTGACCCAGTTCATCCTCAGGGGCTTCTCAGACATCCCAGAATGGAGATTAGTGGcggtcttatttttctctttggtctACGCCTTTGCCCTCCTGGGGAATATCTCTGTCATCACAGCTGTGGTTACAGACAGCCGCCTCCACtcgcccatgtacttcttcctgaaGAATCTGTGTTTTGTGGATCTGAGCTACACCTCGGTCACCATCCCCAAGGCACTGGAAACCACCCTTCAGGGATCTGGGGTCATTTCCTACTTTGAGTGTGTCACTCAGCTTTACATGTTTTTTACACTTGCTACGACAGAGTGCTTTCTGCTCACGGCCATGGCTTATGACCGGTGCATGGCCATCTACAGGCCCTTGCTCTATGGGGCCGTCATGAGCCAGAGGCTTTGCTGTGCCTTGGTGGTTCTGGCCTGGGTGGGCGGGGCCCTCTATGCAGCCTTCCTGGCCCTCAacaccttctccct contains:
- the LOC139702471 gene encoding olfactory receptor 10A7-like; this translates as MFNHTRVTQFILRGFSDIPEWRLVAVLFFSLVYAFALLGNISVITAVVTDSRLHSPMYFFLKNLCFVDLSYTSVTIPKALETTLQGSGVISYFECVTQLYMFFTLATTECFLLTAMAYDRCMAIYRPLLYGAVMSQRLCCALVVLAWVGGALYAAFLALNTFSLPFCGPNVVEHFFCDIPPLMRLSCADFHSSEEMVFAVGSCVIMSSFALKVLSYIRIISTLLRMPSVDGRWKAFSTCSSHLTTVLLFYTSASFTYLRSASQYSPTQGRLASIFYSILTPSLNPVIYCLRNRDMKVALHRLYCQRKF